In Brachyhypopomus gauderio isolate BG-103 unplaced genomic scaffold, BGAUD_0.2 sc75, whole genome shotgun sequence, the following proteins share a genomic window:
- the LOC143491467 gene encoding uncharacterized protein LOC143491467 — MEKLDEITISTLKEANVGEDLLSSLSRDDIKDLFPGPEHFLRRRALWLAVHKCEELVQLTSLTVRKPRKDTTRLQEIYKTKKPNKAAVTQLLNLEYESRRQLINSDAIKEQDRPVRVLEAYPCFRELDHVLDELQRIIQPSNSRYISEMKDRWEIFYSKVQFYGVMKKVMKPPKTLDGVEDATAVFRALPLLFPSSTLPPKKLSICEAFFYVLKTSEDHEGYLRRRPLACPVLLVSEGNCMIAVGTTPVTTFDRKYLYEGLLYLMAYYYALHLTYPKYISTLLSILQTEILKDSIHDSDSTPSYKKALGEWKSFIE; from the exons ATGGAGAAACTGGACGAAATAACAATTTCCACTCTGAAAG AAGCAAATGTTGGAGAAGACCTGCTGTCTTCACTGTCCCGAGATGACATCAAAGATCTCTTTCCTGGTCCTGAACATTTCCTGAGGCGTCGAGCTCTATGGCTTGCAGTGCACAAATGTGAAGAA CTGGTTCAGCTGACTTCTTTGACAGTCCGAAAACCCAGGAAAGACACTACAAGACTCCAAGAAATATACAAGACTAAGAAACCAAACAAAGCTGCTGTAACCCAACTGCTTAACCTGGAGTACGAGAGTAGAAGACAATTAATTAACTCTGATGCAATAAAGGAGCAAGACAGACCAGTGAGGGTTCTAGAGGCATACCCTTGTTTCAGAGAACTGGACCAT gtcctggatgagctgcagagGATTATTCAACCATCCAATTCCAGATACATATCTGAGATGAAGGATAGATGGGAAATCTTCTACTCAAAGGTGCAGTTCTATGGTGTCATGAAGAAAGTAATGAAGCCTCCAAAAACTTTGGATGGAG TGGAAGATGCAACAGCTGTGTTCAGAGCCCTTCCACTGCTCTTCCCTTCCAGCACACTACCACCTAAGAAGCTGAGCATCTGTGAGGCTTTTTTCTATGTCCTAAAG ACTTCAGAAGACCATGAAGGCTACCTTCGTCGGCGACCCCTGGCTTGCCCAGTTCTGCTCGTCTCTGAAGGCAACTGCATGATTGCTGTTGGAACCACACCAGTGACCACCTTTGACCGAAAGTATCTTTATGAGGGACTGCTCTACCTCATGGCATATTACTATGCCCTACACCTCACATACCCAAAGTACATTTCCACGTTGCTGTCTATCTTGCAAACTGAAATACTCAAAGATTCCATCCATGACAGTGATTCAACCCCCTCTTACAAGAAGGCGCTTGGTGAGTGGAAGTCATTCATTGAGTGA